The following coding sequences are from one Candidatus Nitrohelix vancouverensis window:
- the nuoF gene encoding NADH-quinone oxidoreductase subunit NuoF: MEPIKILTKDIDVEGMHTLEVYEKHGGYQSLKKLKDKKPEEIIEMVKASGLRGRGGAGFPAGLKWSFLAKDVFPRYLCCNADESEPGTCKDRLLLEKNPHLLIEGMIGCAYACLIGTGYIYYRGEFQHASDLMDRALKEAYDKGYLGKNIMGLDFDFDIHTHLGAGAYICGEESALLNSLEGRRGEPRLKPPFPAVEGLYSKPTVINNVETLCVVPYIINEGPEKYAAIGTEKSKGTKLISVSGHVKKPGNYEVPLGTPTREIIYDYAGGIRNDNKLKAFIPGGSSVPMLPAELVDTPYDYEALAAAGSMLGSGALIVMDDTVNVVEATLRLASFYKHESCGKCTPCREGTRWMWQLLKGIHEGEGANEQVEKLVDICDNISFKSFCPLGDAAVGPVASSIKYFRSDYDLLLKTSSASGAA; the protein is encoded by the coding sequence ATGGAACCCATTAAAATCCTGACTAAAGATATTGACGTTGAAGGGATGCATACGCTTGAAGTGTATGAGAAACACGGCGGCTATCAGTCCCTCAAGAAGTTGAAGGATAAAAAGCCCGAAGAGATCATCGAGATGGTGAAGGCCTCCGGGCTTCGCGGTCGCGGCGGCGCGGGCTTTCCGGCAGGGTTGAAATGGAGCTTTCTGGCGAAGGATGTGTTCCCGCGCTATCTCTGTTGCAACGCCGACGAGAGCGAGCCGGGCACCTGTAAGGATCGTTTGCTTCTTGAGAAAAACCCGCATTTGCTGATTGAGGGAATGATCGGTTGCGCCTACGCCTGTTTGATCGGGACGGGCTATATCTACTATCGCGGCGAATTCCAGCATGCGTCGGATTTGATGGATCGGGCCTTGAAAGAGGCTTACGACAAGGGCTATCTGGGCAAGAACATCATGGGGCTGGATTTTGATTTCGACATCCATACCCATCTGGGCGCGGGGGCTTATATCTGCGGCGAAGAATCGGCGCTTCTCAACTCGCTGGAAGGTCGACGCGGCGAACCGCGTCTGAAACCTCCTTTTCCGGCGGTGGAAGGTCTTTATTCCAAACCCACGGTCATCAATAACGTCGAAACGCTTTGCGTGGTTCCCTACATCATCAACGAGGGGCCGGAAAAATACGCGGCGATCGGAACCGAAAAGAGCAAGGGCACCAAGCTCATCAGCGTGTCCGGGCATGTGAAGAAACCGGGCAATTACGAAGTGCCTCTCGGCACGCCGACTCGCGAGATCATTTACGATTATGCGGGCGGCATTCGCAACGACAATAAATTGAAGGCATTCATCCCCGGCGGTTCGTCGGTGCCGATGTTGCCGGCCGAACTGGTGGACACGCCCTACGACTATGAAGCGCTGGCGGCGGCGGGTTCCATGCTGGGGTCCGGCGCCTTGATCGTAATGGACGATACGGTCAACGTGGTGGAAGCCACCCTGCGACTGGCCAGTTTCTACAAGCATGAATCATGCGGTAAATGCACTCCCTGTCGCGAAGGCACGCGATGGATGTGGCAATTGCTCAAAGGCATCCATGAAGGCGAGGGCGCTAACGAGCAGGTTGAAAAACTTGTCGATATTTGCGACAACATTTCTTTTAAAAGTTTTTGTCCGCTGGGGGATGCGGCGGTGGGGCCGGTGGCGAGTAGCATCAAATACTTTCGCTCCGATTACGACCTTCTGTTAAAAACATCTTCCGCTTCAGGCGCGGCCTAA
- the nuoE gene encoding NADH-quinone oxidoreductase subunit NuoE: MFAFSEENKERIPQVLAKYPTKQSALLPLLTMVQRQEGYVQPEAMVEIGKILELSPGYVQSVASFYTMYHMTPTGKYIILFCINISCQLNGADELLNHTAQKLNIKVGETTQDKKFTLHREECLAACSNAPMMRINDDYYEDLTKEKIDQILDSLD; the protein is encoded by the coding sequence ATGTTTGCATTTTCTGAAGAAAACAAGGAAAGAATCCCTCAGGTACTTGCCAAATATCCCACCAAGCAATCGGCGTTACTGCCTTTGCTGACGATGGTGCAACGGCAAGAGGGCTACGTTCAACCTGAGGCGATGGTGGAGATCGGTAAAATTCTGGAGCTGTCTCCGGGTTATGTTCAGTCGGTTGCGTCTTTTTACACCATGTACCACATGACGCCGACCGGCAAGTACATTATTCTGTTCTGCATCAACATCAGTTGTCAGTTGAATGGCGCGGACGAGTTGCTCAATCACACGGCTCAGAAATTGAATATCAAGGTGGGCGAGACCACGCAGGATAAGAAATTCACCCTGCATCGGGAAGAATGTCTCGCGGCCTGTTCCAACGCGCCGATGATGCGCATCAACGACGATTATTACGAAGATTTGACCAAAGAAAAAATCGATCAAATATTAGACTCACTGGATTGA